Genomic segment of Bacteroidota bacterium:
TCAGAATAAAACGCCCAGGCGTATACCGAATTGTTTAAGAGTTGAACTATTATCGTCGATATCATCATCAATAACATTTGCAAATCCATTTTGGAAAAATATACCCGCCATAATAGCGGTATTTTCTGCCATAGAATATTCTAATCCCGCACCTAAGGTTAAACTCACATTCAGCAATTGATATTGAGAGCCAGATTCGTTGTCTTTATCTCTGAAATTGGTATCCTCATATAAAACAGTTCCATCAATGGAATAATCACCTCTTGCTTTGATACAAACTCCCGGGGTTACACCAAATTGTCCGTAGTAACTAATATAATTTATTTCGTTAGTGCGCAATCTCACTGTTAATGGTATTTCAATATATTGTGTTTTAGCATCCCATTCAGAAGTTATGTCAACGGGGCCAACAGTATCTATATAAGTAATTCCGGAATTTGCGTAGTTAATAATCAAGCCCGTTGAAAAAGCATATCTTTCAACACTTCCTATCGTTTGATCGAAAAGTAATCCATATTGGAAGCCAAATTTGGTTCCTATGTTCTCTGATTGGTCTCCTTCCACTCTCAACCAGTCAAAAACCGGCGAGGCGGTTAGTCCGAAACGAAACTCTTGTGCGCGTACGGTGCTTATCACCATACAAAATATTGCAACAGATAATATAATTTTCTTCATACCTTTTTAGTTTTACAGTTGAAAAGCAAAGATAAAGCAAACATGTACTACAAACATAAGTCATTTTTCATTAACACGTATATTTTATTGCTGTTAGTTTTTCTGTTTTCTGCATGTAAAAAGGAAAATAAAAATCCTGATCCTGACATTTCTGATATAATCTCACCGAATGTGGAGATCATAAGATTGGAAAAATTAATGTCGACGGCAAACAGTGATAATTATGGGGAAATTTATGCTCAGATCGAAAATCAACATCCGGACCTGTTCCGTTCATACTATAAAAATTTCTGGGGATTCACACCCAACGATAGTTTTTCTATTGATGCTGTATATGATTCTCTATTTTCCAATACAGGAGGAAACGAATGGATGAACCGTCTTTTGGACAGTGTAAATCTGGAATATGAAAATTTGGATGACGTTACCGAAGATCTCAATAAGGCATTGACCTATTATAAATATTATTTTCCCGACAGCACCTTACCTCAATTTTATACCTATATCGGCCCTTTTGTTTATTGGACTTTATTCGACAGCACTTCGCTGGGAATAGAACTGGATATGTATATGGGAGAACACTTTGCCAATTTTGGCAACTTCGAAAATAATATGCCGCAATATATAATTACCCGCTGTGCGGAACCTTATATAGTTATAAATATTATGAAGAGTCTTGTGGATGGTGCAATTGCAGATCTCGGTGCCGATGCAACTATTTTGGATGCGATGCTGGCTCAAGGAAAAATGTTATACTATCTCGATTGTGTGCTTCCAAAGGTTGAAGACTCCATAAAAATGGGTTATACAAAGGAACAAATTATCTGGTGTGGGGAAAATGAAGGGGAAATATGGAAATTTTTAGCCGGACAAGAACTATTATTTTCAAAGCGGGGAGATGAAAAGAGGCGGTATACCGATGAAGCTCCAACCTCTGTCGGCATGCCTGCCGAATCACCGGGAAGGGCCGCGGTGTGGACCGGTTGGCAGATAGTGCGTTCTTACATGCGCGAAAATCCGGATGTAGATCTCATAGAATTATTTAATGACCCTGATGCTTTATCCATACTTAAAAAATCGGGATATGAGCCGGGCGATTGAGATCAGTTCAACATAAAAGGTGCTATCATCTGAAACTCCGGAATAACAACATCAAAGTGTTTGCCATCGAGTTTTTTGATCATGAGGTAGGTTCCTTTCATTTTCCCCATTGGTGCTATAAGATTGCATCCTGATACATATTGATGAAAGGCTCCGGGAACAATAACCGGGGTTTCACCAACCACACCTTCACCCTCTACCTCCCGCCAAATGCCCATACCGTCATAAATATGCCAGTGCCTGCGAAGTAATTGAACCGTGTTTTCACTCTTGTTTTCAATAGTTACACGATACGCAAATACAAACTCTCCATTTTTGGAATAGTTGTGCTGGAAGAATGTTTCCACACTAACTTTAACACCTTGAGTAATGCTTGTTACCATATTGTGAGGAATAAGACTGTAAATGTAAGTGATATTTTTTCTTACCCCTCTACTTTTAACCCAGAAAGTTATTCACTAGTTCCTCTGCTCTTTGGAGAGTAATGTCCAATTTGTCGTTTACGATGGAAAAATCGAACCGATCGTGGAAGCTCAGTTCCAATGTTGCTCTGTCAATTCTTGTTTTTAGAGTTTCGGGAGTTTCGGTGGCGCGTTTTTTTAATCTTTCAATTAATATTTCAAGAGAAGGAGGCTGAATAAAAATGGATAAAGTTTTTTCCGGATATTTATTTTTTAAACTTAAAGCACCTTTTACATCTACATCAAAAATGATGTTTTTGCCATCTTTCCACAATCTGGAAAGTTCACCCTCCAATGTTCCATAAAATTTTCCGGGATAAACTTCTTCCCATTCTACAAATTCGTTTGACGCGATTTTAGATTTAAAGGCATCGTTGGATAGAAAATAATAATCTTTTCCATCCACTTCATTTTCTCTTTTATTTCTTGTGGTTGCAGAAACTGAAAACGCAAGGGAAGGAATTGTATTTAACAGGTGTTTTACTACTGTAGTTTTTCCGGCTCCTGAAGGTGCTGTTACG
This window contains:
- a CDS encoding PorT family protein, with protein sequence MKKIILSVAIFCMVISTVRAQEFRFGLTASPVFDWLRVEGDQSENIGTKFGFQYGLLFDQTIGSVERYAFSTGLIINYANSGITYIDTVGPVDITSEWDAKTQYIEIPLTVRLRTNEINYISYYGQFGVTPGVCIKARGDYSIDGTVLYEDTNFRDKDNESGSQYQLLNVSLTLGAGLEYSMAENTAIMAGIFFQNGFANVIDDDIDDNSSTLKQFGIRLGVLF
- the apaG gene encoding Co2+/Mg2+ efflux protein ApaG: MVTSITQGVKVSVETFFQHNYSKNGEFVFAYRVTIENKSENTVQLLRRHWHIYDGMGIWREVEGEGVVGETPVIVPGAFHQYVSGCNLIAPMGKMKGTYLMIKKLDGKHFDVVIPEFQMIAPFMLN
- the gmk gene encoding guanylate kinase is translated as MSGKLIIVTAPSGAGKTTVVKHLLNTIPSLAFSVSATTRNKRENEVDGKDYYFLSNDAFKSKIASNEFVEWEEVYPGKFYGTLEGELSRLWKDGKNIIFDVDVKGALSLKNKYPEKTLSIFIQPPSLEILIERLKKRATETPETLKTRIDRATLELSFHDRFDFSIVNDKLDITLQRAEELVNNFLG